The genomic segment TGGGGCAAGCCACAGTCCCATATAGGGTGGTAGATAAAGTAGAGAGTAGGGGTGCAGCAGGACCAACCCTTCCCACCCCACTCCTTCAACAGGGACCTGAGGGAGTTCaaggagggagagaggccagAAGACCAGGCAGAGGGTGAAGAGATCTGGCAAGGCCTGGCTGGAAAAACTCCAGGCAAGGCCCTTGTGAGTTAGGGCTCCCGGGGCTGTCCAGCAGGGGGCCCCGGCACCCAGCAATCTCCTCTGCTTGGGAGGTGGCTACAGAGGGGTGTGGGTGCTGGCTAGGAGCCCAGCAGGGCGCATGCCAGATGGACTTCTCTCCAACAATAACAGCCCTGGCTGTTGCCATCAGCCAAGCTGGCAGGGACGCAGTGTGGGTGGGGAGAGGAACAGCCTTCCCTAGTCTGGCCTGGGACCCTCACCACTTCCCTCCAGTTTTCTTCCACCCCCAACCCCCTCTGTACACAATTGCGGCCACTGGCCCCCAGCCTGGTCATGCCTGGCAGATCTTCTGACCACTAGGCCTGCCACCCCCATAGACTCAGAAACCAGGAAAGGAAGGTGGGGAGCGAGGAAGGGGTCaaagcagaggagagaggagggctaggagaggaagagagagagactggacaAACATGAGGGCGGGAATTCGGGGGCTGTGGACAGACATGAAGCCACTCTCCACTCATGGGGCAGTGCCTAGAAAAATACCACTGAGACTCATCTTCCTGCTCTCTGGTTAGGGCTGGCGGGAATGGGGAGATGTAGGGGAGGGTTGGGAAGGAATATGTGTCATCTCTGTGGGGCATGGAAACAGAAGGCTGGGGACACCCATTCTGGAGTAGCTTGGGGAGAGCCACTGACCCTAAGTGGAAAAGCTACCTCTCTCCTTAGGGTCCTGTTTCTCTGGGGACAGGGTAGGAATACCTTATCCTTATGATGTGAGTACTGCTAGCTGTTAATCAGTGTCTGTGGCTTCTCTAGGAAACAAGCCCTTCCGGTCAGTGGGCTTGGGGTGGACAGCGTGGGTTGGATTTTCTCCTCAGGACCTTTCCAGCCTTTGGATCATCCTCCAGCACAGAGTGGTGCTGGAAGGGCAGGGACTTCCCCCGACCCCACGCCATTTACTGCCCAACAAAGAAAAGggtctccttccccctcccttggAGAAATGCGCTGGACTACCCCTCAGCAAGCCCACCCCTTCCACGTTAGTGAAGCATGTGCTCAGCAACGCTTCTGCCTCTCAGGAGTATCTCCGACTGGGACAATAGGATTCACTCAGGATGTAAGGCTGTTTGTTGCTGGCtttttctcttcccatctccaGCTGTGCTtcggttttccaaagtgctggatttagaAAGGGTGAATTAGAAGGGGGCTGCAGGGCTGTGCCCCGTCCCCCTCCGCGCCAACACAAGCACAAGGCAGAGCCACACACCCCCTCCAAGTCAAAGTTGTGGGTGGTGTGGTGTTTGCACGTCTGTGGCGGGGACTGGATGTGTCAGGGATGGGAAAACCCGTCATGCTGGTCACAGAACAGGGGAGGTGGGGACAGAAGCAGttttgaaggaaaagaagaggagGGGGCCTGAAAGAAAGAAGGGGGAGTTGAAAGGGAGCGCGCTGGGAGGAAAAACGTGCAGTGTGGAGGAAGCGCGGCGTGGGCggggcttggggagggatagcggAACCTCCGAGGTGGAGTGGGCCACGGGGGCGTCGGAGCCGGTCTGAGCAGCAGGTGTGTCGATGGAACAGTCCCGAGATAGATTTTCATGGGAGTTTGCGCAGGTCCCCAATGTGGGGCTGTACCCTCCAGCCCTATGTGCCCCACACGATGGACAGCCTTAGTATGGCAGGGCCCAGAGAGGTCCTATCTACTGAAATAACACGACCACGCGGCCCTGGGGGCGCAGGGGCTCGGGGTGGGGTCGCAGAGGGCGAGGAGGCGCCGCGGGGTGGCAGGGGcgggcagggggcggggccgcgggcgCGCGGTTGTCGCGGAGGTGGCGGCGGGTTGGGGCGGGCCCAGCGGAGGGCGGGTTTGAATGTGCCCCGGCGGGCGCGGGAAGCTGCAGGGAGAGCGCAGATCTCAGCGCGGGAGCAGTGCTTCTCCGGCAGGTGCTGCCCGGGGTCGGAGACTGGGGACGGCAGGGGCGTGATGCCGCTGCTCGCCTGCCACGGGGGCCGGGAGGCCAGGCGTTATCCGCGGCCCGTGGGAGGGACGCCGATGGGGCCCCAGGGTGGAGCGTGCGGAGCCGCGCAGCACGTGGCGCGCACGGGCCGGAGAGCCGGAGGACCCTGCGGGGACCAGGACGCAAGTGGGGCTGGGTGGCCTGTTTCCTGGGCCTAAAACAGGCTGCCGTCATGGTGACCTCTGCACGGGGCAGGCGAGTGGACGGGTGATCCCGAGCGATCTGGTCGGTATCAGGGAGGGGCCTCCTGCTGACTGAGCTGGCGGAGGAGGATGGGGttggggatggggatggaggcTCGCGGGCTGAGATGCTGGGCTGTGTCTTTAACCCCCGGGCTTTTACTGGCCAAACTCGTGCCCCTGGCGTCTCCTTCCTGGGCGCGTCCTCATTTACTGATTTACTGTGAGAGCAAATGAGAGAGCAAAGACAAACACCTCGGCTTTGCTTACCTGGAGAGAGCACTCGTAGGTCAAGGCTGGCTCCAACCTTGCCCTCACACCTCTAGAGGTCTCTCTCCAGCCCGGTCGTCCCTTTGCCTGCTCCTCTCGGTAGCCTACTCCTCTCCAGACCCTCCAACTTTCCTTATGCTTGGGTAAGCTCCCCATGCCAGAATGTGTGTGAAGGGACGAGGCTGAGGTGCCTGACACTCAAGTCGGGCTGGGAATGAGCCTGGTGTCCACCTCGTTTTTCCCTTTAGTTGGGATCAGAGTTCCCCCCCACCTCCCAGTCTACAGGCCTAGCTAAGAAGCAACTGTTATACCTCTCTCTCCATCCCCAAAAGAGCCTAGAATAACTTGAACGTTGAATTTAGATCCTAGCTCCTCCACTCTTGagctctgtgacctcaggcaagtgacTCAACCTCTCTGTTTAGTGCTAGTACTGGCTTATACCTGGTtgtgagaaaaagaggagagaccTGCAGGTAGTGGCTGGACCCGTATGAGATCCTGGGAGTGGAGAACTTCGGGAGAGGTGCCGGGAGTCTGGGGCAGGGAGGTACTCAGTTTGGTGGCTGCTTTCACTTCAGCAGGCCAAAGCATGGCTGGAGGGACACCAGATGCTCTGAGCTGGTGTCAGATCCCTGGTTGCCGCTGACCAAAGGCAGACGAGCAAAACACGAAGCCTGGCCAGCTGAATGTTAGGATATGGGTAGGAGGAGAGGGCTGCCCATGGAGTTGAATTGTGCTCAAGACTGGGATGGAGGCTCCTGAGAACAGAGAGAGCAGGGATGTTGCTGGGGGAGAGGGCGGAAATACATACTTCTCTAACAAAACTGGCCTAAGGCAGTTTTACCCAGGAAAAACGGAGCTGATCTCCTGCCCCAGTCCTCCATCTAGTTTGAAGCTGCAACTCCATCTTAACTGCTGGGAACCTTGCCTGTGGGGTGGGAGCAGAGTACAGGGCATGTGGGTATGAGGTAAGAACCTAGAGGAAGGGTTCCTCCTACCTCATAGAAAACTGAGCCCTGagcctttccccacccccaccctagtAATGACCTCTTACCTCCATCCCtctagaaaatttaaatgtgaTTATTCACCACTCTGGTGCCTAGGACAGTGACTGGCTGGCATGCAGAggtcctcagtaaatatttttgaagggGTGATTGGAGGAATCCTGACTCCATCTGGAGATGTGTGGGCCAAGGGGCCAAGGAAGACCTCTGAGAGCTTGGAGTTTCTCCAGCGAGGGTTGAGAGGAACtatggggaggtgggaaagcCCTTGGGGGTTTCAGGGCGCCCAGCTGCCTCTGTTTGTCTGAGTGGAGCGTTGAATGTTGCCGCACCTGCAAGAGCTCCCCTGCTGAGACTCCCTGTTCTCTTATCTACTGAGCTACAGGGGTGGCTTTTTATCTCCTGGGTGTGCTTCTGCTTCTTTGCTTGCAAGGCTTCTCAGAATGGGGCCCCATGAAGCCTGAGGGATTCTCTCCTGATACGCCCTGTGCCACCTTTTTCATTCTGGATCCGAATCCAGGAGCCCGTGGACAAGGCCCGCTGCCTGATCCTGAACTAGGAGCACCTCCCAGGGACTTCCCAGGCCCAGTCTGCTCCAACCCTTCTGCTGGCCAGTCTGGGCAGCCGGTGAGTCcccagaaagggaggaaggggaagcagtCTTTACACCCAAAACAGCAAGGCCTGGGCCAGCTAGGCCTGAGTGTAGGGGATGTGCCAGCACACATCTGCCTGGCTTCCCATGCCGGCCAATGGGAAAGCTGGTTAATCTGGTGCCAGGGGGTCTCCCCCTACACAAATGAGGAGCaggagagggacagtgagggAGAAGGATAGGAGCTTTGGGATTCACCCCTCTAATCTTCTTTTCAAGGTCACTTTCAGCAAAGGTAAGAGGACAGGAGCCTGTGACCGAGAGGAACTAAGGGGTTACTAGGTGACCCTGGGGTCAGGACTTGGGGCCCGGCCAGGCTGTGTGAAGGGCTGTTCCCCCACAtccattatgaaatattttcctgGAAAACCAGCCAGCAACTAGGAAGCCCCTGGGCAGTGGCTGCAAAGGAAGGTTAAGGTGCCACCCGCAGAGAGGCTGGAATCTGGGGTGCCTCCAGGAGAGGACAGCCCCACTCTAGCCATGAATCCAGGGCCTCCCGGGGAGGGTGGAGAGACCAGACTTGCGGAGAGGGACGTGGGGAGCCTCTGGCTTGGCCTCAGTCATCGTCACTGTTGTGGCTCTGCAGCTCTGCCTGCTgtgtccttcctcctcctcccccgacCTCTTCGCTGTGTCTCCTCcattcctttccctccttcctttgtcAACACTGTCCCTGACCCCTCTCGTCCTCTTCCCTGCCTTCTTTGActgtctttccctccctcccatcatccttcctcctccttccctcctgctctCCACCCTCCTGTTTCCCAGCTTATAAACTGCTTCGCCTGCTGGATAAAAATAGCGGTGGCAGCGGCCAGGCCGGGAGCCAGGTAGAGCCTGAGCAGGCAGAGGGGACGCGCAGGACTGGCCTGCTGGGCCAGGGGCTGGGCGGGGGTCAAGTTGAGTGGTCCAGAGGGGTTCCTGGTGGACTCTGCGGCTGGCCTGTTCTGTCAGCCCTGCCCCCTCTCACCCTAAGAGCCTGAGGAGGCCTGTGGCAGGGCAAAGACAGGGCCTTACACTGTTCCTGCCCCCAGCAGGCCCCTGAGGGAGGGAGCTGTCAGCCAGACAAAACCGAGAACACCATCGCCATGACAACCAGTCACCAGCCTCAGGACAGGTAAGGGGTAGGGGGCTGGGCTGTGGATCCAGGGAATGGGTTTTcagggagctgggtgcagtgtccTTTGAAATTGAGGGTTGCCACTGCTGCCTGGCCTTCCAGCCAGGTAGCTATGAGTCAGATCTGCATCAGGGGGAGGGACCCCGTGTGCCTTGGCTGGGTCCTGGCGGGGGTGTCTTCGGGGAGGGTAGGGGGGGTGGGCAGCAGTCCCTCCCTGGCCCGTCAGTGTTTCCACTGCTGCTCTCCAGCCAGTCAGCGGCTTCCGGCTCCTCCCGCCACCACTGTGGGGAGATACTTGGCTGTGCCCCTCCTTTCAGCTCACTTCTGGCAGAACTGCCCTGGGGCCTCTGCCTTAGATGACCTGGCCCACCCTGGTTCTTGGGCTGATCTTCCTCTCAATTCCCTACCTCTGGAGCTTGTGAACTCCCAATCAAATTAGACTTGCAGTTATGACTGAAAATGTGTCTTGAAAAAAGAGGCTGTAGCTTAATTCAATTTCTCAAAGGGATCTGCGACCCAAGAAGGCTGAAGGAGGTGATGCCTGAGATCCCAAACTCCTCCCAAGTGTCAGGCCCTGTCCTTCCCTCCAGCTTAGGCCCCTGAAACCCATCACACTTGCCCTACCCACCCCATCTCCCTCCCGTGCCAAAGGCTCTGAAACTAGGCCACTTGTGCCTGTGGGGGCCTTAAGCACGTAGCTTCATCCCTCTGGGACCATTTTCCCACCTGTGAAATGGAACGAAAAGTATCCACGTCTCAGGAAGTGGATCTAGAAGTGACGGAATGTAAGGAGGCACGGCAGTAGGTACAGGCCGCAGGGTGCTCCCGCACCTCTGTCCTCCGTTCCCAGGCTGCCTGCCCTCTCTGTCCTCACCTCCGCTCTCCTGCCGGCCGTTCCCTGAAGCCCTCGCCGTCTCCATTTGCCTTGTTACACAGCTCGCTCGTCTCCCAGTGCCACCCCCACCTGTATGACTTCGGGAGTTTTTCCTTCCACTCTGGGGCTCCAAACCAAGCCTTTAGCTTCTCCAAGGGAAGCGTGTGTATGAGGGGGTTGGAGGGCTGCAGTTGGCATTAACCCACACTGTTCACATGGGGGGCTTACCACACCATCCCTGTGTGAGGCCTGCCAGCAGTCCAGGCTCCTGCACTCTGGCCAGACCTGCCTTCTCACTGCCTTGGGCTTTATCCCCACCATCGCTGAAGAGAGCTGGTGTTGGCTCTAGGGAGGGTGTGCAAACCCATCTGGAGATCTCCATGGGCCCGCTGGGGTTGCTCAGCTTTCAGGCAAGGCCTACCTGGGAGAAGCTGGCCTGACCTGGAAGGGCCTTGAGGTATAGGGCTTGGGGCATTGCCCTGGCCAAAGGCGGGCAGCCCTTATTTACACCCTGAGGCCCAGATGACCTCTAGTGGCCCCATACCTCCTCGGCTGGCCTGGGTGATGTGAACTACAAAGGTCTGTTTGGCCAGGGAGAAAGCAGCTCTAACGCCCTGGCTTCACAGCTGCCCTGAGGCACCCCGCCCGCCTGCCCCTCTAGGTCCAGAATAGTATGGGAGTTTCTCGACCTCAGAATCCTCTTTAGGGAGTCACACAGTCCCTGACCAGACAGCATAACTGTTTCCAGCCTGCCTGGTGGGGGTGGAAGACGCTTGCTGTTTGCTTTCTCACTCATCCGCCTGCCCCAGCCCTTCAGCAGGAGTTCCAAAACCATCTCCGGATGTGTGGGTCACCCTGGTTCCCACCCTGCAGGGTCCCCCGAGCCTTCCAGGGATGAGAACCATGCTCCTGTCAGCCATTCCATTCAGTCCTGTGACCCTGGCCCCCCCCAACCCCGAATTCCAGTGGACCATGTTCCCTTGTCTCTCCACCCCACCCACACCCACaagaggacacatgcacatggacGTAAACACAGGTGCCCTGTGCCCCGGGACCTAGAGAGACTGACAACAGACGGGGTTCCCTGGGGCTCATCGTGGAGGGGGGCAGGGTAGCGTGTCACTTggcccctctctcctcctccattGCAGATACAAAGGTGTCTGGCTTATCTTCTTCGTGCTTGGTCTGGGAATGCTGCTCCCGTGGAATTTTTTCATGACGGCCACTCAGGTGAGGCCGGAGGGACTGGGCTCCAGGGGTCATGTCCACTGTGCCTGCAGGACCTGACTCTGCCCATAGGCACAGGCAGAGAGATTTCAACATGCCTCTCTGCAACCCCTGCAGTATTTCACAAGCCGCCTGGACATGCCCCAGAATGTGTCCTTGGTCACTGCTGAACTGAGCAAGGACGCCCAGGCATCAGCCGCCCCCGCAGCACCCTTGTCTGAGCGGAACTCTCTCAGTGCCATCTTCAACAATGTCATGACCCTGTGTGCCATGCTACCTCTGCTTCTCTTCACCTGCCTCAACTCCTTCCTGCACCAGAGGTGAGcgcccaccccctccccagcccccagcctgacCCTCACTGCATCCTGCAGCCCCTTGGCTGACCCCAGCCTTGCCCACTTGTCTCTGCCACCCTTGGCTTCTGGCAGGATCCCCCAGTCCGTACGGATCCTGGGCAGCCTGGTGGCCATCCTGCTGGTGTTCCTGATCACTGCCATCCTGGTGAAGGTGCAGCTGGATCCTCTGCCCTTCTTTGTCATCACCATGATCAAGATCATGCTCATTAATTGTAAGCTGGGCTGCTAGGGGGCCTATGGGAGGAGGCCTGCCCACCTACCCCCACTCTTCTTTCAGACCCACTGTCAGCCAGAGAGGAGCCCACCCCTCTACCTGGAGGGAGTGGATGCTGTGAGCAGTTGGAATTCAGAGGCCTGAGTGGGCCTGGATCAGGTCTGGGAGGGAGCAGAGAGAAGGGCAGCTTAGCCTCAAGACTCACTGGGAGTAAAGTAAAAATGAGAAGGACCTGTCTTCCTGGGCACCCCTAACCGCCGGCCCTAGCTCCCCTGCTCATGCCCACCCTGTTTCCCCAGCATTTGGTGCCATCCTGCAGGGCAGCCTGTTCGGTCTGGCTGGCCTCCTGCCTGCCAGCTACACAGCCCCCATCATGAGTGGCCAGGGCCTAGCAGGCTTCTTCGCCTCCGTGGCCATGATCTGCGCTATTGCCAGTAAGTCCTGCTGTCCACCTGCCCAGTGCCCTGGTGTGGCGGGGAGACAGGATGGGGCCTGTTTCTGATCACTGATACCACCCCAGGTGGCTCGGAGCTATCAGAAAGTGCCTTCGGTTA from the Saimiri boliviensis isolate mSaiBol1 chromosome 4, mSaiBol1.pri, whole genome shotgun sequence genome contains:
- the SLC29A1 gene encoding equilibrative nucleoside transporter 1 isoform X3, whose amino-acid sequence is MCPGGRGKLQGERRSQRGSSASPAGARGQGPLPDPELGAPPRDFPGPVCSNPSAGQSGQPQAPEGGSCQPDKTENTIAMTTSHQPQDRYKGVWLIFFVLGLGMLLPWNFFMTATQYFTSRLDMPQNVSLVTAELSKDAQASAAPAAPLSERNSLSAIFNNVMTLCAMLPLLLFTCLNSFLHQRIPQSVRILGSLVAILLVFLITAILVKVQLDPLPFFVITMIKIMLINSFGAILQGSLFGLAGLLPASYTAPIMSGQGLAGFFASVAMICAIASGSELSESAFGYFITACVVIILNIICYLGLPRLEFYRYYQQLKLEGPGEQETKLDLISKGEEPRAGKEESGVSVSHSQATNESHSIKAILKNISVLAFSVCFIFTITIGMFPAVAVEVKSSIAGTSAWEHYFIPVSCFLTFNVFDWLGRSLTAVFMWPGKDSRWLPGLVVARLVFVPLLLLCNIKPRRYLTVVFEHDAWFIIFMAAFAFSNGYLASLCMCFGPKKVKPAEAETAGAIMAFFLCLGLALGAVFSFLFRAIV
- the SLC29A1 gene encoding equilibrative nucleoside transporter 1 isoform X2; amino-acid sequence: MCPGGRGKLQGERRSQRGSSASPAGARGQGPLPDPELGAPPRDFPGPVCSNPSAGQSGQPAPEGGSCQPDKTENTIAMTTSHQPQDRYKGVWLIFFVLGLGMLLPWNFFMTATQYFTSRLDMPQNVSLVTAELSKDAQASAAPAAPLSERNSLSAIFNNVMTLCAMLPLLLFTCLNSFLHQRIPQSVRILGSLVAILLVFLITAILVKVQLDPLPFFVITMIKIMLINSFGAILQGSLFGLAGLLPASYTAPIMSGQGLAGFFASVAMICAIASGSELSESAFGYFITACVVIILNIICYLGLPRLEFYRYYQQLKLEGPGEQETKLDLISKESSTTCHPAGEEPRAGKEESGVSVSHSQATNESHSIKAILKNISVLAFSVCFIFTITIGMFPAVAVEVKSSIAGTSAWEHYFIPVSCFLTFNVFDWLGRSLTAVFMWPGKDSRWLPGLVVARLVFVPLLLLCNIKPRRYLTVVFEHDAWFIIFMAAFAFSNGYLASLCMCFGPKKVKPAEAETAGAIMAFFLCLGLALGAVFSFLFRAIV
- the SLC29A1 gene encoding equilibrative nucleoside transporter 1 isoform X4, translating into MCPGGRGKLQGERRSQRGSSASPAGARGQGPLPDPELGAPPRDFPGPVCSNPSAGQSGQPAPEGGSCQPDKTENTIAMTTSHQPQDRYKGVWLIFFVLGLGMLLPWNFFMTATQYFTSRLDMPQNVSLVTAELSKDAQASAAPAAPLSERNSLSAIFNNVMTLCAMLPLLLFTCLNSFLHQRIPQSVRILGSLVAILLVFLITAILVKVQLDPLPFFVITMIKIMLINSFGAILQGSLFGLAGLLPASYTAPIMSGQGLAGFFASVAMICAIASGSELSESAFGYFITACVVIILNIICYLGLPRLEFYRYYQQLKLEGPGEQETKLDLISKGEEPRAGKEESGVSVSHSQATNESHSIKAILKNISVLAFSVCFIFTITIGMFPAVAVEVKSSIAGTSAWEHYFIPVSCFLTFNVFDWLGRSLTAVFMWPGKDSRWLPGLVVARLVFVPLLLLCNIKPRRYLTVVFEHDAWFIIFMAAFAFSNGYLASLCMCFGPKKVKPAEAETAGAIMAFFLCLGLALGAVFSFLFRAIV
- the SLC29A1 gene encoding equilibrative nucleoside transporter 1 isoform X1, producing MCPGGRGKLQGERRSQRGSSASPAGARGQGPLPDPELGAPPRDFPGPVCSNPSAGQSGQPQAPEGGSCQPDKTENTIAMTTSHQPQDRYKGVWLIFFVLGLGMLLPWNFFMTATQYFTSRLDMPQNVSLVTAELSKDAQASAAPAAPLSERNSLSAIFNNVMTLCAMLPLLLFTCLNSFLHQRIPQSVRILGSLVAILLVFLITAILVKVQLDPLPFFVITMIKIMLINSFGAILQGSLFGLAGLLPASYTAPIMSGQGLAGFFASVAMICAIASGSELSESAFGYFITACVVIILNIICYLGLPRLEFYRYYQQLKLEGPGEQETKLDLISKESSTTCHPAGEEPRAGKEESGVSVSHSQATNESHSIKAILKNISVLAFSVCFIFTITIGMFPAVAVEVKSSIAGTSAWEHYFIPVSCFLTFNVFDWLGRSLTAVFMWPGKDSRWLPGLVVARLVFVPLLLLCNIKPRRYLTVVFEHDAWFIIFMAAFAFSNGYLASLCMCFGPKKVKPAEAETAGAIMAFFLCLGLALGAVFSFLFRAIV